The Winogradskyella schleiferi genome contains the following window.
GAGAAAGTCGGTTTATACATTCCAGGCGGTTCGGCACCTTTATTTTCAACAATTTTAATGCTCGGAATTCCAGCCAAATTAGCTGGTTGTAAAGACATTATTTTATGTTCGCCTCCAAATAAAAAAGGCGACATACATCCCGCCATTTTATATACGGCTAATCTGGTTGGTATCTCAAAAATCTATAAAGTTGGTGGCGCACAAGCAATTGCGGCCATGGCTTTTGGTACGGAATCTGTACCTCAAGTTTATAAAATATTCGGGCCAGGAAATCAATTTGTGACGAAAGCCAAAGAATTAATTCAACAGCAAGGTGTTGCTATAGATATGCCTGCTGGACCAAGTGAAGTTTTAGTTATTGCCGACAACACTAGTAATCCTGCATTTGTAGCATCAGATTTATTGTCACAAGCAGAACATGGTTCCGATAGTCAAGTGATTTTGTTGTCTGACAATGCGGAAATCATAAATAAAACGACACAAGAATTAGATAAGCAACTGCATCAATTATCTCGACAAAATATGGCTTCAGAAGCTTTAAAAAATAGTCGTGCTATTCTGCTAAATTCAATGAACGAATGCATCGACTTCAGTAATTTATATGCACCTGAACATTTAATCATCGCAACCGTTAATGCTTCAAATTATATAGACCAAATTACAAATGCAGGTTCTGTATTCTTAGGAAAATACAGTTGCGAAAGTGCTGGTGATTATGCAAGTGGTACTAATCATACCTTACCTACAAACGGTTATGCTAAAAATTATAGTGGCGTTTCTTTAGATAGTTTTGTAAAGAAAATCACATTTCAAAATTTAAACGAAGAAGGCATCATTAATATTGGACCAGCAATAGAATTAATGGCTGATGCCGAAGGATTGGATGCACATAAAAATGCCGTAACATTACGACTAAAAGCCATTAACAATGTTTGATTTAAAAACTTTAGTTCGACCAAATATTTTAGGACTTAAACCCTATTCAAGTGCTCGCGATGAATTTAAAGGTAACGAAGGTGTGTTTTTAGATGCCAATGAAAATCCCTTCGGCACCTTAAATCGCTATCCAAATTCAGACCAAAAATTACTAAAAGAAAAGCTATCTCAATATAATGGAATTGCTAGTAAAAACATCTTTATAGGTAATGGTAGCGATGAGATTATCGACTTAATTTATCGTATTTTTTGTACTCCTGGAAAAGATAAAGCACTCACGTTTACACCAACATTTGGTATGTATCAAGTCGCTGCAGATATCAATGCTATTGAATTAATAACGCTTCCGCTAAATGACGAATTTCAGATTAATACAGATAATTTGAAACCCTATTTTAAGGATGAAACTCTCAAGCTCATTTTTATCTGTTCGCCAAATAATCCTACCGGAAATTGTTTTAACGAATCTGATATTGAATTTATATTACAGAATTTTAACGGTATGGTGATTATTGATGAAGCCTATGCTGATTTTAGTGACAAGCTTTCTTGGAGTCAATCCATTGAAACGTATCCAAATCTAATTGTCACGCAAACCTTCAGTAAAGCTTGGGCCTTGGCGGCTGCACGAATCGGAATTGCCTATGCTAGCCAAGAAGTTATTAAACTATTGAACAAAGTAAAAATGCCATACAACATTAGTAAACTGAATGAAACTGCAGCTATTGAAGCCATAGAAAATCGAACAACTTTTGAAGCCAACAAGCAAATTATTCTTGAAGAAAAAGAGAAGTTAATTCAAGCATTGCAAAAAATGGACATCATAAAGAAAATATATCCTTCGGATGCGAACTTTTTGTTAGTTGAAGTTGACGATGCCGATCATATATATTTGAATTTAGTGGAACAAAAAGTGATTACTCGGAACCGGAATAGCTTGGTAAAAAACAGTATTAGAATTACAGTTGGGAAACCTGAAGAGAATGAGAAATTGATAAAAAGCCTTTTATCAATTTCGAAATCCTGAACTTGTTTCAGGAACTTTAAATTAAAATACCATGACTCTTA
Protein-coding sequences here:
- the hisD gene encoding histidinol dehydrogenase; translated protein: MKVYKNPNKSEWNALAKRPVLEQQTLDTIVKDILEDVKMHKDKALFKYAEKFDNTKLKSLKVEIPEIEAAINQVPEDLKQAINLAKQNIESFHAAQREKEQVIETTKGVKCWRKSVGIEKVGLYIPGGSAPLFSTILMLGIPAKLAGCKDIILCSPPNKKGDIHPAILYTANLVGISKIYKVGGAQAIAAMAFGTESVPQVYKIFGPGNQFVTKAKELIQQQGVAIDMPAGPSEVLVIADNTSNPAFVASDLLSQAEHGSDSQVILLSDNAEIINKTTQELDKQLHQLSRQNMASEALKNSRAILLNSMNECIDFSNLYAPEHLIIATVNASNYIDQITNAGSVFLGKYSCESAGDYASGTNHTLPTNGYAKNYSGVSLDSFVKKITFQNLNEEGIINIGPAIELMADAEGLDAHKNAVTLRLKAINNV
- the hisC gene encoding histidinol-phosphate transaminase is translated as MFDLKTLVRPNILGLKPYSSARDEFKGNEGVFLDANENPFGTLNRYPNSDQKLLKEKLSQYNGIASKNIFIGNGSDEIIDLIYRIFCTPGKDKALTFTPTFGMYQVAADINAIELITLPLNDEFQINTDNLKPYFKDETLKLIFICSPNNPTGNCFNESDIEFILQNFNGMVIIDEAYADFSDKLSWSQSIETYPNLIVTQTFSKAWALAAARIGIAYASQEVIKLLNKVKMPYNISKLNETAAIEAIENRTTFEANKQIILEEKEKLIQALQKMDIIKKIYPSDANFLLVEVDDADHIYLNLVEQKVITRNRNSLVKNSIRITVGKPEENEKLIKSLLSISKS